The Armatimonadota bacterium genome window below encodes:
- a CDS encoding NAD-dependent malic enzyme, with protein sequence MKKTPSPGNSISIRLRYPNSIGKLSELTSAIAQAGGSVGSISVVSSDRTHIVRDIVIDTIGDEHAESIVNAVKSVPDVEVQDVYDCTFKLHEGGKLDVVSKSPLKDYVDLSMAYTPGVARVCQAIAKNRSAARDYTIRRNTVAVITDGSAVLGLGNIGALASLPVMEGKAVLFKEFGGVNSFPVCVDTTDTEVLVQTAIAVSATFGGINLEDIAAPRCFEVERRVTEAVDIPVFHDDQHGTAVVVGAAFINAVKVTGKNPADMHAVVVGAGAAGCACSRALMDLGIGDIIVCDRKGAIYEGRGEEVPSKAWLARVTNKDNKRGSLKDVLAGADLFLGLSGPNLLSGDDMRVMAKDPIIFALSNPVPEVPPEEVADFAAVVATGRSDYPNQINNVLCFPGLFKGLLDSGVKRVTREMLTAASKAIASVIEPTELRSDYVIPSAFNDKVSARVTKAVMDVASDPKTSQTPVYFEF encoded by the coding sequence TTGAAAAAGACCCCAAGTCCAGGAAACAGCATATCCATAAGGTTAAGATATCCCAACAGCATCGGCAAGCTATCCGAATTGACGTCGGCTATTGCGCAGGCAGGCGGCAGCGTTGGGTCGATCAGCGTCGTGTCGTCAGACCGCACCCATATAGTTCGCGACATAGTAATCGATACTATCGGCGACGAGCACGCCGAAAGTATAGTTAATGCCGTCAAATCAGTCCCTGATGTGGAGGTGCAGGATGTTTATGACTGCACTTTCAAGCTCCATGAGGGCGGCAAGCTCGATGTTGTCTCCAAGTCGCCTCTCAAAGACTATGTAGACCTCTCGATGGCATATACGCCCGGGGTCGCGCGTGTCTGCCAGGCGATAGCAAAAAATCGCTCAGCCGCTCGTGACTATACTATAAGGCGCAATACGGTAGCCGTAATAACCGACGGCTCCGCTGTGCTCGGCCTGGGCAATATCGGCGCTCTGGCTTCACTGCCGGTTATGGAGGGCAAAGCAGTGCTCTTCAAAGAGTTCGGAGGTGTAAACTCGTTCCCTGTGTGTGTCGACACCACAGATACCGAGGTCCTCGTGCAAACCGCAATCGCCGTGTCAGCGACCTTCGGCGGCATCAATCTCGAGGACATAGCCGCCCCCAGATGCTTTGAAGTGGAGCGGCGTGTGACCGAGGCTGTAGACATCCCCGTCTTTCACGACGACCAGCACGGCACAGCCGTAGTTGTCGGCGCTGCGTTCATAAATGCAGTGAAGGTGACTGGAAAGAACCCTGCCGATATGCACGCTGTTGTGGTCGGCGCTGGCGCTGCAGGGTGCGCGTGCAGCCGGGCGCTTATGGACCTGGGGATAGGCGATATTATAGTCTGCGATAGAAAAGGCGCTATCTACGAGGGCAGGGGCGAGGAAGTCCCGTCCAAGGCTTGGCTTGCCCGTGTTACAAATAAAGATAATAAGCGCGGATCACTAAAGGACGTGCTCGCCGGTGCAGATTTGTTCCTGGGTCTTTCGGGCCCTAATTTGCTCAGCGGTGATGACATGCGCGTAATGGCCAAAGATCCGATAATATTCGCCCTCTCCAACCCGGTCCCTGAGGTTCCTCCGGAGGAAGTGGCAGATTTCGCGGCGGTAGTGGCGACTGGCCGCTCGGACTATCCCAACCAGATCAACAATGTCCTGTGCTTCCCGGGCCTTTTTAAGGGCCTGCTCGATTCCGGTGTAAAGCGAGTCACACGCGAGATGCTCACAGCCGCGTCAAAGGCGATTGCGTCGGTTATAGAGCCGACTGAACTTCGGTCCGACTATGTGATCCCAAGCGCGTTTAACGATAAAGTATCCGCACGGGTTACTAAGGCTGTCATGGATGTAGCATCCGATCCGAAGACGTCTCAAACACCGGTCTACTTTGAGTTTTAA
- the pilM gene encoding type IV pilus assembly protein PilM — MLNSLFSKETTVGIDIGSSCIKAVEIEPTARGWELANAAVTPTPADAVKEGVVVNILDVAQEVRSLLKEAGIHATGAICAISGSQVIVRQVQFPKMPEAILRKSIKYEASKHISSSMEDSVVEFEILSDVPDSNEMNVMLVAAPSEMVDSRVKVMESAGLEPRMVDIEAFALIRSLVEFSASDEYLHKSVALIDMGASHTDVNIVSKGDFALTRNIPIAGNSFTNAIKSLTGASFDDAECMKIEMAKGYPLDQISAMDDENRNWKVVQPLLDELIREIRRSIHFYQSQFPEGSADTMVGKIVLTGGTARMPGMDAYMSAKLSIPTVISEVFKQTAISTNRVPESFISEHGPILAVGTGLALKDLIPDAKKAAA, encoded by the coding sequence GTGCTAAACTCACTCTTTTCTAAAGAGACTACCGTTGGAATCGACATTGGCTCGAGCTGCATTAAAGCAGTGGAAATCGAGCCGACCGCACGCGGATGGGAACTGGCTAACGCAGCGGTCACGCCTACACCGGCTGATGCAGTCAAGGAAGGTGTTGTCGTCAACATTTTGGATGTTGCTCAGGAAGTGCGCAGCCTGCTCAAAGAAGCCGGCATACACGCCACTGGAGCCATCTGCGCTATCTCCGGTTCCCAAGTAATAGTGCGCCAGGTGCAATTTCCGAAGATGCCCGAAGCAATTCTTCGGAAGTCGATCAAATATGAGGCCAGCAAGCATATATCGTCATCAATGGAAGACAGTGTAGTCGAGTTCGAAATACTCTCGGACGTGCCCGATTCTAATGAGATGAATGTAATGCTGGTGGCTGCGCCGAGCGAGATGGTTGATTCTCGCGTCAAGGTTATGGAGTCCGCGGGACTCGAACCGCGGATGGTTGATATTGAAGCGTTTGCTCTCATCAGATCGCTCGTCGAGTTCAGCGCATCGGACGAATACCTCCACAAATCGGTTGCACTAATCGATATGGGCGCAAGCCACACAGATGTCAACATAGTCAGCAAAGGCGATTTCGCCCTTACCCGCAATATTCCGATAGCCGGCAACAGCTTCACCAATGCCATCAAGTCACTTACCGGCGCATCTTTTGATGACGCGGAGTGCATGAAGATAGAGATGGCAAAGGGATATCCGCTGGACCAGATAAGCGCAATGGATGATGAAAATCGGAACTGGAAGGTAGTACAGCCGCTGCTTGATGAGCTGATTCGAGAGATTCGGCGATCAATCCACTTTTATCAGTCACAGTTCCCGGAAGGCAGCGCCGACACGATGGTCGGCAAGATCGTCCTCACCGGCGGAACTGCCCGTATGCCGGGCATGGACGCTTATATGTCCGCAAAACTGAGCATACCCACGGTTATCTCAGAGGTGTTTAAGCAGACAGCCATAAGCACCAATCGAGTTCCTGAGAGTTTCATAAGCGAGCATGGCCCGATTCTTGCGGTAGGCACAGGACTCGCTTTGAAGGACCTGATTCCCGACGCCAAAAAGGCCGCAGCCTAA
- a CDS encoding PilN domain-containing protein, with the protein MPSINMIAPRRAEKQRLERDMRRLVLVILAELIIAVGLGGWACTKAYTMRMSINRLDAQIAKLQPVVKEIEQYESATKELTPRMDLLANAKEGTMRWYNSLDKLTQSLASSTYLTRISTATDSSSKDTQSTVSLAGISGSQERVGETILRLQTIPDFEKVDLHFTRKMTSNSQNGFEFEIGAIMKDGKSSKGVSSDGASKS; encoded by the coding sequence ATGCCTTCCATAAATATGATTGCTCCCAGACGCGCGGAAAAGCAGCGTTTGGAAAGAGACATGCGCAGACTGGTTCTTGTGATTTTGGCGGAGCTGATCATTGCCGTGGGTCTGGGCGGATGGGCCTGCACAAAGGCATATACCATGCGCATGAGCATCAACCGCCTGGACGCGCAAATTGCCAAGCTTCAACCGGTGGTCAAGGAGATCGAGCAATACGAAAGTGCAACCAAAGAATTGACCCCCAGGATGGACCTGCTCGCAAACGCGAAAGAGGGCACCATGCGCTGGTATAACTCGCTCGATAAACTAACTCAGAGTCTCGCGTCGTCGACCTATCTGACACGCATATCGACTGCGACAGATTCTTCGAGCAAGGACACTCAGTCAACTGTCAGCCTGGCTGGAATTTCCGGCAGCCAAGAACGTGTCGGCGAAACGATACTCCGACTGCAAACCATACCCGACTTTGAGAAAGTTGACCTCCACTTCACAAGAAAGATGACAAGCAACTCTCAGAACGGATTTGAGTTTGAGATCGGGGCGATTATGAAAGACGGTAAGTCGTCGAAAGGAGTGAGCAGCGATGGCGCAAGTAAGTCTTAG
- the pilO gene encoding type 4a pilus biogenesis protein PilO gives MAQVSLRPSSKGVTALIIIAVVIFFGCALAYLAVAGKLRSTAAEMQAKGKKVAQSKEIAQKLEESKLDYLDARSQIRFLESSVTTSAYVPTLLKQLEYLGKSVNLNVIGVRPQMPKEQPGARKLSSGAQAANGNVEAASEQKTQPGSPVAAKQSAPYDELNVDIEVEGKYMNALDFLYKLTSFPKIIAVKSVQMDPAGNEQDISSPILNIKMSITAYVLKDDAPVVAPNIPAGAVTGKNPSSEGRGGNEAG, from the coding sequence ATGGCGCAAGTAAGTCTTAGACCCAGTTCAAAAGGGGTTACGGCGCTCATAATCATCGCGGTTGTAATCTTCTTCGGCTGCGCCCTGGCATATCTTGCAGTTGCGGGAAAGCTTAGAAGCACGGCGGCAGAGATGCAGGCAAAGGGAAAGAAAGTGGCTCAGAGCAAGGAGATTGCACAGAAGCTTGAGGAATCGAAACTCGACTACCTGGACGCCAGAAGCCAAATTCGCTTTTTGGAGTCGTCGGTTACGACTTCCGCCTATGTCCCTACACTTCTCAAGCAGCTTGAATATCTCGGCAAGTCGGTCAATCTCAATGTGATCGGGGTCCGCCCTCAGATGCCCAAGGAACAACCGGGAGCAAGAAAGCTCTCGAGCGGCGCTCAAGCTGCTAACGGAAATGTTGAAGCTGCATCCGAACAAAAGACGCAGCCCGGCAGCCCGGTAGCGGCAAAACAGTCTGCTCCTTATGATGAACTCAATGTCGACATTGAGGTCGAGGGCAAATATATGAACGCGCTCGACTTCTTGTATAAACTCACCAGCTTCCCGAAGATCATCGCTGTCAAGAGCGTGCAGATGGATCCGGCCGGCAATGAGCAAGATATCAGTTCACCGATATTGAACATAAAAATGAGCATTACGGCGTATGTCCTAAAAGATGACGCTCCGGTTGTGGCGCCAAATATTCCGGCAGGCGCAGTCACCGGTAAAAATCCGAGCAGTGAAGGGAGGGGCGGCAATGAAGCTGGATAA
- a CDS encoding secretin and TonB N-terminal domain-containing protein, whose protein sequence is MRAKLIAFVLVLVCLISSAAFADKAITGINVTNKPDRVIISVQGNRALKMTPLVSPSGRYVGFQFPCKLIAKGGLVGIRSGRIYNIRYSNFTPNPPVTRVVANTRSHVQYSTSWSDDKSRVEITIWKNGVPKAASAAITKGTTCCSAISSCVSVSSVKSTAGIRADMPMLYASASTKAMPIPSARPALPIAKVLGLTEVAATPSVSVSIPVSEIPEDFRPRFSDEPKKVARADTGMGRSASASERKVSLNFLGADINDVLKALSVQSGHNIVASKDVTGNVTVSLSDVSVDSALDYIAKLSGYSYTREGDTYLVASKDSLKTLTRGEIGDPKTEVIKLSYAMADDVIDLVKNRYPNLQISKIGVERTARVGLSNNAGDSSIALRNNLLVLTGTESEVEAAKDLIGRFEDTLKIQVVESKRAIYRVKHVSAKELANTIATLIPGIGITFAPTEGFDLAGPKSIKVDESGSAVSQDDSNKVQKEQNASQSASDQIGLMGTIGSQAGTSSKVVSIETRTRPLAIVITGRESDVEKALSLANELDVKSPQINIEAKITSINKNGEEQLGLKWDWSDISFVEDFSAPLVVNDPVLDTDVAISENVSVNRPLKRWFRKPFDFTATLDALIQKGNAKVLASPNLVCMDGKPGVFFVGDEVTYVSSVSASSSGEKTYQTDTKQAGVQLRVVGSVSPDGYITLNLHPEVSTITLSTEGDVTLPLVNRRFTDHVVRVKDGATIVIGGLIRDDDVYSMSKVPLLGDLPFFGKLFRHKETSNDHTEVVMFITASTIKD, encoded by the coding sequence ATGCGAGCTAAACTCATCGCCTTCGTGCTGGTCCTTGTCTGTCTGATCTCCAGCGCAGCCTTCGCAGACAAGGCGATAACCGGAATAAACGTAACAAACAAGCCGGACCGCGTAATCATCAGTGTCCAGGGCAACAGAGCCCTGAAAATGACACCCCTGGTATCGCCCAGCGGCAGATACGTCGGGTTCCAGTTCCCGTGCAAGCTTATTGCAAAGGGAGGACTCGTCGGAATCCGCTCGGGCAGAATCTATAACATCAGATATTCGAATTTCACCCCGAACCCGCCGGTGACACGCGTGGTTGCAAATACACGCAGTCATGTGCAGTATTCGACCTCTTGGTCTGATGACAAGAGCCGGGTTGAGATTACAATATGGAAGAACGGCGTGCCTAAAGCGGCAAGTGCCGCAATTACTAAAGGCACAACATGTTGTTCAGCTATTTCATCCTGCGTGAGCGTCTCCAGTGTAAAGTCCACGGCTGGAATCCGTGCCGACATGCCCATGCTATACGCCAGCGCAAGCACCAAGGCAATGCCCATTCCATCGGCCAGACCCGCCTTGCCCATTGCAAAAGTCCTGGGACTGACCGAAGTTGCAGCGACGCCCAGCGTATCGGTGTCGATACCCGTATCGGAAATACCGGAAGACTTTCGCCCGAGGTTTAGCGACGAGCCGAAGAAAGTAGCCCGCGCCGATACCGGCATGGGTCGGTCCGCTTCGGCTTCCGAAAGAAAGGTCTCGCTCAATTTCCTGGGAGCCGATATTAACGACGTGCTCAAGGCGCTTTCAGTGCAGAGCGGCCACAATATCGTAGCCAGCAAGGACGTAACCGGAAATGTCACCGTGAGCCTGTCGGACGTCAGCGTGGATTCCGCTCTCGATTATATTGCAAAGCTCAGTGGCTATTCTTACACGAGAGAGGGCGACACTTATCTTGTCGCTTCAAAGGATTCACTCAAGACTCTGACGCGCGGAGAGATCGGCGACCCGAAGACCGAAGTCATCAAACTCAGCTATGCAATGGCAGATGATGTAATTGACCTGGTGAAAAACAGATATCCCAATCTGCAGATCAGCAAGATCGGTGTCGAGCGGACAGCCAGAGTCGGATTATCGAACAATGCGGGCGACTCTTCCATAGCTTTGCGCAACAATCTGCTTGTTTTGACTGGAACGGAGAGTGAAGTTGAAGCAGCAAAGGACCTCATCGGGCGGTTCGAAGATACTCTGAAGATACAAGTGGTTGAGAGCAAGAGAGCTATCTATAGAGTCAAGCATGTCAGCGCCAAGGAACTGGCCAATACCATTGCCACTCTGATCCCCGGCATCGGGATTACGTTCGCTCCTACCGAGGGTTTCGACTTGGCCGGTCCCAAGAGCATAAAAGTAGACGAATCCGGCTCGGCAGTATCTCAAGATGATTCTAATAAGGTTCAAAAAGAACAGAATGCGTCCCAGTCGGCAAGCGACCAGATCGGCCTAATGGGCACTATCGGCAGCCAGGCGGGCACAAGCTCCAAAGTGGTCAGCATTGAAACACGCACCAGACCACTTGCAATTGTTATAACCGGACGAGAATCGGATGTGGAGAAGGCGTTGAGCCTGGCTAATGAGCTGGACGTAAAATCTCCTCAGATAAACATTGAGGCAAAGATCACCAGCATCAATAAAAACGGCGAAGAACAGCTCGGCTTAAAATGGGACTGGAGCGACATATCTTTCGTTGAAGACTTCAGCGCGCCTTTGGTAGTAAATGACCCGGTACTGGACACCGACGTCGCGATATCCGAGAACGTCAGTGTAAACAGGCCTCTAAAGCGCTGGTTCAGAAAGCCTTTTGATTTTACCGCGACACTTGATGCTCTGATTCAAAAAGGCAATGCCAAGGTTTTGGCTTCACCGAACCTTGTATGTATGGATGGAAAACCCGGCGTATTCTTTGTCGGCGACGAAGTGACATATGTCAGTTCCGTCAGCGCTTCCTCAAGCGGTGAAAAAACCTACCAGACGGATACAAAGCAGGCCGGTGTTCAGCTTCGCGTTGTGGGAAGTGTAAGCCCGGATGGATATATTACGCTTAACCTGCATCCCGAGGTCAGCACAATAACGCTTTCAACCGAAGGTGACGTGACTCTGCCGTTGGTTAACAGGCGTTTTACGGACCATGTTGTTCGCGTCAAGGACGGAGCGACCATAGTAATCGGCGGACTGATCAGGGACGATGACGTATACTCCATGAGCAAGGTGCCGCTGCTGGGTGATCTGCCGTTCTTTGGCAAGCTCTTCAGGCATAAAGAGACATCCAACGATCACACCGAAGTGGTAATGTTTATTACTGCTTCCACGATCAAGGATTAG